agagcttacaaaacatttgctacaccaattcttgaatacagctcgcctgtctggaacccataccacatttctgacatcaatacaattgaatgtgtccagaaatatattacaagaagagttctccactcctctgaatacaacaaaataccttatgccaccagacttgaaatcttgggtttagaaaacttagaactctgccgcctttgacaggacctgtgtttaactcatagaatcatctattgcaatgtccttcctgttgaagactacttcagcttcaatcacaacaatacaagagcaaacaatagatttaaacttaatgttaaccgcttcaatcttgattgcagaaaatatgacttctgtaacagagttgttaatgcttggaacacacgacctgactctgtggtctcttctcaaaatccccaaagctttaaccaaaaactgtctaccattgacctcaccccattcttaagaggtctataaggggcgtgcataagagcacaaacgtgcctactgtcctattgtttcctttcattgtatccaattaatatagttattacatacttatgcttatatatatatatatatatatatatatatatatatatatataaatatatatatatatatatatatatatatatatatatatgcttatagttatttagttattttcatgcttatgcttatatatactgttgtgacaaaataaataaataaataaaataaataaaaagaaaaaaaaacagtccaatggccttttgaaaaagcatctttgagacaatcatgatctggatgattaagaatctctaTAAACACACAGTCCTAGTTGAAGTTCaatattgtttgtttgcttgttttccaTTACTTGTACACTATCACAATTGCTTATGTGGTTCACGAACAGTAAAAGGGATTTATTTCCAAAAATTTGTTGGAACAGCTAAGTTTTATCAGCTTTCCAGAAGATGACTAAAGTAGAGTCCATCTGGATTTCAGAGTTAGGGCAACAAATGAGAAACTTCTATGTTGTCTTTACCTCCCACAGTGTGGGGATACCCAGGGTATCCTCCTGTGAGAAATCTAACAAACCAGAATGGAAGGAAGCATTTCTAAAGATACTCTAAGCACATTGGCATTTACAGGTTAAATCCATGTACTTGGATATCTAATGGAAGCCACTGCATGCCTACAATAATCAATGCTGTTTTACTTAATTGGCTCAAACTACGGACTCTGTACCAGCTGTGGTTTTTAGGTTTCTCTTCAAATATGGCCTCAATGCACTGTCATAACCCAATCTGGAGGTAACAAAGGTCTGAGTAACTGGGATTCAATCCAGCTTGCTTCATCCCATCTAGATCCTTATATCTTCTAGAAATTAGAAGCTTCACAGACTCTTCAGCTTTGTTCTAAGCATAAGCTAGATAAGAGCTGTggaggcgcaatggttagaatgctgtactgcaggctactgctgctgactgccggctgtctgcaatttggcagttcaaatctcaccaggcccgtggatgactcagccttccatacttccaaggtgggtaaaatgaggatccagattgttgggggcaatatgctgactctgtaaactgcttagagagggctgtaaagcactctgaagcggtatatgagtctaagtgctatctcgATACACTGCCTGTTGATGAAGTTTTATATTGAACCAAAGGATGAGTGGTTTCATATAGACTTTATACAGCATGGAACAGAATGCCAATTTAGGTAATACACCATATAAAAGAGGGAGCAAGGTTGCCTGCTCATCCCACTACTTTACTGACTTCCATTCATAAAGGAATGAAAACAGTGCAATACAATATTACCAATTCCCAGTCCCTAGAAGCATGCCAGAGGGGTTATCATGGTGAAAAGGCATTAGTTAACAGGACAAGGAGGGGGTCTCTGTTAGGATCAGCCCATGAAGGCCCTAGTGACCAGGATTTCCTGAGCTACTAGTGCCCCTTTTTCAAGGGCATAAAGCCCCCCAGCATTAATAACCTCCAACAAGATGAGTTCAAGAAACTCAGATACTGTATGTTGCTAGGGAGTTAGATGGTGAGTCTGCCAGAAAAATCCTTACCATGTTTCCGAAACCCATCTCGGGTATAAATACTTGCCTgtagcatagcaatagcatttagactttatatactgttttacagtgctttccagccctctctaagtggtttacagagtcagcatagtgcctccaacaatctgggttctcattttacccacctcagaaggctggaaggctgagtcaaccttgagcctggtgggatttaaactgcgaaattgcaggcagccggcagtcagcagaagtagcctgcagtactgcactctaaccactgcacactgCAGCTCTCAGTTTACCTCTAAGTAAAATTTCTGAAGCTGCCGCGTTATCATGGAATATGATTAGAACTCCACCttaccattaaaattaatacatCATTGAAACCCTGGAGGGCAGATACCAGAGAAGGGGATACTCCCATTTTTGTCCAGCCAAATTTCATGATAGGTTCCCGATTTTGTATACTAAATGCAGAGGTACTATTCAGTGTTGAAGGTTCTGGACCTACAGAATGGCAGTTGGAAGAATGCTGCTCTTTAGTGGTGAAGCCAAATTCAGAGCTCAAATATTTTAGCCAGCTGGTGTTCTTCAGCCTCTCCTCAGGAGATTAATTCTCCAGGCCTCTAAGTGAAATTAAAGGAATGTTATGCAATAGATCGGAGTTACGAAAGTCAGCAAAGGAGTTCTTACTTGTGCAACACCCTTTTTAATCTGTTGCCTGTTGTACATGCTGTTGTTGAAAAGCATAATTTACACATACAGTATGTTAATTGCTTTGATTTCCTTTTGTATATTCAGAGTATGTGTTGGATAAGAGACCAAAGAAAGACAATTTGGGTaacattctagaacaggggtctgcaaacttgtctcttttaagacttgtggacttcaactcagtggtgggattcagccagttcgcaccacttcgggagaaccggttgttaactttctgagcagtttggcaaactggtttttgaaagaaatcattagggcagagaaccggttgttaaattacttgaatcccaccactgcttcaacttctagagtccctcagccagcaaagctggctgaggaactctgggagttgaaatccacaagtcttaaaagagctaagtttgcagacccctgtttagAACAATTTGAGGATTGCCCCAGACTTATTCAAAAGCCACAGTTGATTTGCTGTTGTTAAAAGTCACAAGTCCTCGCTTAAATCTCTCATATAGTACTAAAAGCAATTGATCTCTCATATACATCTTGTTCAAGGTTCAATTAGAAGTATATGAAAAACGTATCCATGTAACAAAGGTTAAATCCAGACTTAGATTAGACCCACTAAAGTCATTAAAGCCCGATGTAAATTAATAACTAAAGCTCCGCTGATTATGATTAATCTTTCCAAGAAATTTGCTCTGGAGCCAACCCAGAGACAAAATATTGATTTCATTTAAAGTTATTCTGAACTGGACCCTTTAATGTAATTtcaatcatatttttttaaaaaagaatatattaaaATACTGGTTttgatagagaaagaaaaagaaaaaaaaacagtccaatggccttttgaaaaagcatctttgagacaatcatgatctggatgattgagaatctctataaacACACAGTCCTAGTTGAAGTTCAATATTGTTTGTTTTCCATTACTTGTACACTATCACAATTGCTTATGTGGTTCACGAACAGTAAAAGGGATTTATTTCCAAAAATTTGTTGGAACAGCTAAGTTTTATCAGCTTTCCAGAAGATAACTAGAGTCCATCTGGATTTCAGAGTTAGGGCAACAAATGAGAAACTTCTATGTTGTCTTTACCTCCCACAGTGTGGGGATACCCAGGGTATCCTCCTGTGAGAAGTCTTAACAAACCAGAATGGAAGGAAGCGTTTCTGAAGATACTCTAAGCACATTGGCATTTACAGATTAAATCCATGTACTTGGATATCTAATGGAAGCCACTGCATGCCTACAATATTCAATGCTGTTTTACTTAACTGGCTCAAACTATGGACTCTGTACCAGTTGTGGTTTTTACGTTTCTCTTCGAATATGGCCTCAATGTACTGTCATAACCCAATCTGAAGGTAACGAAGGTCTGAGTAACTGGGATTCAATCCAGCTTGCTTCATCCCATCTAGATCCTTATATCTTCTAGAAATCAGAAACTTCACAGACTCTTCAGTTTTGTTCTAAGCATAAGCtagataagagctgtggtggcgcaatggttagaatgctgtactgcaggctacttctgctgactgccagctgtctgcaatttggcagttcaaatctcaccaggcccatggatgactcagccttccatccttccaaggtgggtaaaatgaggatccagattgttgggagcaataagttgactttgtatataatatacaaatggatgaagactatttcttgacatagtgtaagccgccctgagtcttcggagaagggcgggatataaatgcaaaaaaaaaaaaaaaaaggaagtcagcTTCTCTTAACtttacaactgcagtaattcacctaacaactgtggcaagaaaggtcgtaaaatggagcaaaattcacttgacaactgtctcatttagcaatacaaattttgggctcaattgtggccataagttaaGGACCACCTGGCGGCCAAGGAATTGTGGCAGACCAGGTTCAGGAaagaagccttctctgccatAGCTCCACCCTTTGGAAGGTCTTGTCCCCCTCCTTCCCTGGTGAAATCTGCTCCCACCCTCCTGACCTTCTATAAAGGCCTGAAGACCTGACTCTGCCAGTTAGCCTGGGGCCTCAAAGGAGAAATTTCACGCTTGTGGCGGTTAATggcaatagtgggtttcacctttgctactggttcagaactgtgagtgtgtgtgcgGCGCTTCGTGTGCAGAaccttctacgcatgtgcagagcatccgtgatgacgtccgggcggatgggtggagccttccgCCGCTGCTACCATTTCacccgaactggggcaaaccagtagaaacccaccactggttaatggCCAGTAGCAGATTCCACCTCCCCCTGTGTATCCTGTTCCCTCCCCTCCACCTTTTAATCACAATTTGTATttttagtgtgtgtgtatatgtgtgtgtgtagttttacTGCTTTTAGTGTTATAAGCCACTAGAATCACCTCATGGCAGGATGGGTGGTAAAcaaatataagaaataaataaaaataaacatagacCGGAGTTAAAAACTAGATTGCAAAGCAATAACTATCATCATATAGAAATCAAACAAAAGGAATGCACAGTCAATGCAAATGAATCTTATTTGGTGCAAAGCTTAAAAGGAAAGCTAATCATCTGTCCACTTTAGGGCAAAACATTTATGAAGCTCTTTTGTCTCATAAAACAGATTTATATAATAATTCTGGATACTATATTAATTTTTCAGAACACAGAATAGCAGAACAGGGTGTTCTACTAAGAAGACAGTGAGAACATGCCAAGTGTAGTCTGGGCCAGATTTTAGTGTCCTTGTGTAACTCATCCCTTTTTGGGCCCCAATTTTTCTCATACCCGGTTTCACACAAGTTACTCCTTCTCCAACACTCTCCACAACTCCAGCGGCTTCATGGCCCAGCACTATTGGCAAAGGCATCGCAAAAGCGCCACTGATCACATGTTCATCAGAGCGGCAGATCCCTGTGGCCAAaatctacaaaacaaaacaaaaagccatGACTTCAagtttctagatcaggggtgtcaaactggatttctccaAGGGCCGGATTAGCATTGTACTTCTCCTCTGCAGGCTGGCCAGTGGGGTTGAGGAagatgggatggatgcctcctaaaacaccctgctggccaaaacgtgCAGGGGGGCACGTGAagcccctgtgccctgtttttggcctggacaACCCCCGTTAAtagtctgccagccaaaacagagtGTGGAGGGGGGGTTGCGCAAgacccccctgtgccccattttggctaccAGAGGCATCAcgagctggtcctttgctattttcaggCCGCCGCCCCTGTTCTAGATAGTGGGGAAATAACCTTGGTTGCATTGTTAGCTTGCATGTCATACCACATACCAAAAAGCCAAGATATTATGACTCATTGTAATGCTCATTGTTTTGTAGACATTTTTCAGCTTAGCTTGTTAGAATTGTTtaatccaaatattttatttcttcttgcaGAACACAGTGTGCTTAATAGAATAAGGGAATTgggaaatgaaaaaatgaaaagagattataaatattgaaatgaaacccTGATAATGACCAATAAAACTTTGCTTAGAAGCCAATTAAATAAAACCACCACAAGGTAGgtttatattctttcaaaaatACATATTCTGAAATGAACACTTCCTCAAAATCCCCAATTTTCATATTGGGGCTGTGTTGAAACATGTGTTGaaactggcagggtgagagctgtgaaccataaacacaaagcttttacagtgtcccagtataacagatatagtgcccttgctgacctaaataggaacactaaagtgacagatcaaggtagttgtgatactgataactcaaacaatcaagggattatggttcaagatgaagaacttactttggaaaagtgtgaacctactttggaaaagtgtgtatcaagtattacagatcggtcacacaagaagagcatggtatccaaaaagagaagccaccttctgattggtgattcaattgtaagggatgtaaatttaggaaaggatatggaggttttgaaagaaatcattagggcagagaaccggttgttaaattacttgaatcccaccactgcttcaactcctagagtccctcagccagcaaagctcttcctcctgACTGCTTCTTTTGATTTCCATTTTCTGCCTGTCAGATTTTAGGTTTGCCTCAGCAAAACGTCTTTTGCGAGCCTCCAGCTTTTCGGGGTCCACCGGATAGGCCACTTCAACGGATggatctgccttcaggtgcttcttaGTCTTCAGCTTCCCATCTTTGTCTACCACCTCAACGTGGCTGGCCAGGACCTTCTCTTTGGGCACTTTGGTTCTGACGGAGTTGAGCTTCAGCTGTTCCAACTTGGTCTGATCGACTTGGGAAACCTGCATTTTCTGATCAGGCAAGGGAGGTTTGATGGGGTCACTCTCCAGCTTCCCTCTTAATTTCTCCAGCTGAGGTTGGTTGAggactttcccttccttttctctcactCGGGTCAGTACCACGCACGGCATGAGATCCAGATGGTTCTTAGCAGCTCCCTCCCTCTCGGCTCTTTCCCGGCTCTGCTTGCCGCTGCTGCCTTTCACTTTCTCGGGGCTGGGCTCCCTTTCATTTTCCGGGTCGGTTTCTGAAGACGGAGAGCTGGGAGAATGCACTTTGGCCTTGCGCTTCTGCTTCtctgttttctctttttcaaGCTTCTCCAGCTTCTCTTTCCTCACTGGGCGTTTGTCTTTCTCCGGCTGCTCTTGTTCAAAAGCACGCTCTTTTTCGGGTTTCTCGTTTTTGGCGTATCGctcgagcaaagctggctgaggaactctgggagttgaagtccacaagtcttaaaagagccaagtttgcagacccctgtttagAACAATTTGAGGATTGCCCCAGGCTTATTCAAAAGCCACAGTTGATTTGCTGTTGTTAAAAGTCACAAGTCCTCGCTTAAATCTCTCATATAGTACTAAAAGCAATTGATCTCTCATATACATCTTGTTCAAGGTTCAGTTAGAAGTATATGAAAAGCGTATCCATGTAACAAAGGTTAAATCCAGACTTAGATTAGACCCACTAAAGTCATTAAAGCCCGATGTAAATTAATAACTAAAGCTCCGCTGATTATGATTAATCTTTCCAAGAAATTTGCTCTGGAGCCAACCCAGAGACAAAATATTGATTTCATTTAAAGTTATTCTGAACTGGACCCTTTAATGTAATTtcaatcatatttttttaaaaaagaatatattaaaATACTGGTTttgatagagaaagaaaaagaaaagaaattaaagctcACTCATTTGAAGTACACAAGTTGCCTTTGGAACTCTGGCAAGCTCTGCATTTTCCACATTGTGGAACAAAAAGTGGAATTACTTTATctcctaaaacaaaaacaaataatccATTAGTATGATTCAAACCCATTGCAAACAAGCACAGAGCTatttaaatgaaacaaaatactCCTGATTGGTGGTGGTTGATTTGGGATCCATATACAAAATACTTTGAAAATAATATGTTTGATTTTGATCGTCTATATTCTGTGGTTACGCTTTTATGCATTTTTAAGTACAGTActatatttaaaatacagtactagTTAGGATTAGGATAAATCAAATGctcatttgttttaaaagaaatgctAGAATTAGTGTGATTAAAAACGTTAGGATCCCATGTTTTATATTCAGATCCActgctttttaaattcaaatgaatttaaattcaaataaataaatgaaaatgtatttattttcaaataaattctGTCATTCCTGGAACTAAGAGGCCTGATCCTGATTTAAAGTCTTATATTTAGGACCTTCTATTTGTTGATCCCAAGGATATACCTCCTTTGAATCAAACTTGATTGCTAATGATTTCATAAAACATCTATGTTTTGTCTTGGCCCAATCAGCCTTCTGGTTTATAATGCCAGCTGTGGCATTCCTCATGGCATTATAAACCAGATTACTTTCTAAATTTATTACAGATACACTCCTTTCACGTTGTGTTAGTCCTTGTATTACTTCAGGCTCAGTAAGTACAtgtggtccttgacttaaaaccactcatttagtgaccgtttgaaatgacaacaacactgaaaaatgtgatttatggtcgtttttcatacttaatggccattgcagcatcttggTCTCATTTAGCAATCAAAATTGCTAAATACAAAtgacaactggtttatatttaagaaggttgcagtgtcctggggtcatgtgatcaccttttacaactttctgacaagcaaagtcaataagggcctctggtggctcagactggtaagacagtctgttattaacagcagctgcttgcaattactgcaggttcaagtcccacctagcccaaggttgacacagccttccatcctttataaggtaggtaaaatgaggacccagattattgggagcaataagttgactttgtatgtaatatacaaatggatgaagactattgcttgacatagtgtaagccgccctgagtcttcggagaagcagGCTTGACTtgataaaaaaaaggaagtcagCTTCTCTTAACtttacaactgcagtaattcacctaacaactgtggcaagaaaggtcgtaaatggagcaaaattcacttgacaactgtctcatttagcaatacattcacagattttctggataaaaatttaaactgaacagtggggacagagaattaactgatatagaaaatttctgtccccagcaatcggaaactaaaagggttatcagtgcatgtaacatagatgtctgtatgggtaagactatcaaccatgctatcaagcaaaaccaagcatttaacagtgagtgccgtaccatgtgcactaaaccaacaggtggcaagaaagtaggggcagtcaacacaggttatgtagacagtaaacacaagatcaatccaaatggactcaaatgtctatacaccaatgcacagagtatgaggaataaacagggtgaattagaaatccaagtaaatgagggtagtatgatattgttgccattacggaaacttggtgggatgaaactgacaaatggaacatacagctagagggatataaattatttaaaagaaatagaccaaacaaaagaggaggtggagttgcactatatataagaaataactacatctctacagaaatagagcacaacaatgatgaaaatcatcttgaatgtatttgggtcaatataaaaggggtgaaaaacgatattgccataggtctatactataggccacccaaccaaacacaggaagtagatgaactttttgctagtcagctaactaaggtatgtaggaagcacaacacagtagtaatgggggattttaactaccctgacatcaactgggaaacaaactctgcaccaagtggaagatccaacaggttcctaacaaacctagcagacaactttgtttcccaaaaaatagagaaggcgacaagggaatCAGCCATAttagacttaattctcactaacagagatgaaatgatagaaggtgttgaagctacaggaaccttgggggcaagtgaccacgcatattggaattcgacattaagcaaatacaagtagtagaacaaagtcaaactagagtcttggactttaagagagctaatttcaataaacttagagagagcttgagaagaattcaatggatgagaatcctcagggggaaaacaactcaagaagcttgggaaattttgaaaagtgagattataaaagcacagtctaacacaataccaatgaagaagaaaaatagtagatctcaaaagaaaccagcatggatgcataaagaactatctgacaaattgaaagacaaaaaggacaaatataaaaagtggaaagaggggcaaataactaaggcagaatatcagcaacagcccgagcctgtaaagatgaagtgaggaaagctaaggctcacaatgaacaaaggctagcgacaaaagtaaaaataacaaaaagcttcttccaacatgttaaaaacaagtacTAGTTAGGATTAGGAGATAAATCAAATGctcatttgttttaaaagaaatgctAGAATTAGTGTGATTAAAAACGTTAGGATCCCATGTTTTATATTCAGATCCActgctttttaaattcaaatgaatttaaattcaaataaataaatgaaaatgtatttattttcaaataaattctGTCATTCCTGGAACTAAGAGGCCTGATCCTGATTTAAAGTCTTATATTTAGGACCTTCTATTTGTTGATCCCAAGGAATATACCTCCTTTGAATCAAACTTGATTGCTAATGATTTCATAAAACATCTATGTTTTCTTGACAATAGCACATTGCATTTGTCTTGGTCCAGTATATTTCCCCTGGTTTATAATGCCAGCTGTGGCATTCCTCATGGCATTATAAACCAGATTACTTTCTAAATTTATTACAGTTACACTCCTTTCACGTTGTGTTAGTCCTTGTATTACTTCAGGCTCAGTAAGTACAtgtggtccttgacttaaaaccacttatttagtgaccgtttgaaatgacaacgacactgaaaaatgtgatttatggtcgtttttcatacttaatggccattgcagcatccccgtggtcgcaaaatcaaaatttggacacttgacaactggtttatatttatgaaggttgcagtgtcctggggtcatgtgatcaccttttacgactttctaacaagcaaagtcaataagggcctctggtggctcagactggtaagacagtctgttattaacagcagctgcttgcaattactgcaggttcaagtcccaccaggcccaaggttgacacagccttccatcctttataaggtaggtaaaatgaggacccagattgttgggggcaataagttgactttgtatataatatacaaatggatgaagactatttcttGACATAGTgtcagccgccctgagtcttcggagaagggcgggatataaatgcaaaaaaaaaaaaggaagtcagcTTCTCTTAACtttacaactgcagtaattcacctaacaactgtggcaagaaaggtcgtaaagtggagcaaaattcacttgacaactgtctcatttagcaatacaaattttgggctcaattgtggccataagttaaGGACCACCTGGTGGCCAAGGAATTGTGGCTGACCAGGTTC
This DNA window, taken from Ahaetulla prasina isolate Xishuangbanna chromosome 8, ASM2864084v1, whole genome shotgun sequence, encodes the following:
- the LOC131203430 gene encoding alcohol dehydrogenase 1-like, with protein sequence MLFLCDRSVILDTHFSKVGSHFSKILATGICRSDEHVISGAFAMPLPIVLGHEAAGVVESVGEGVTCVKPGMRKIGAQKGMSYTRTLKSGPDYTWHVLTVFLVEHPVLLFCVLKN